In Brucella melitensis bv. 1 str. 16M, a genomic segment contains:
- a CDS encoding S-(hydroxymethyl)glutathione dehydrogenase/class III alcohol dehydrogenase, with protein sequence MKSRAAVAWEAKKPLTIETVEIGGPKAGEVLVEIMATGVCHTDAYTLSGLDSEGKFPAILGHEGAGIVREVGADVTSVKPGDHVIPLYTPECRQCKTCLSQRSNLCTAIRATQGQGLMPDKTSRFSCDGGEVFHYMGCSTFSNFTVLPEIAVAKVREDAPFDKICYIGCGVTTGIGAVIYTAKVRPGSNVVVFGLGGIGLNVIQGARMVGADKIIGVDINPAKVEMARKFGMTDFINPREIGNDKVVQAIQDLTDGGADYSFDATGNTDVMRQALECCHRGWGESIIIGVAEAGKEIATRPFQLVTGRVWKGTAFGGARGRTDVPKIVDWYMEGKINIDDLITHTMPLDEINTAFDLMHEGKSIRSVVIY encoded by the coding sequence ATGAAGTCACGCGCAGCCGTTGCCTGGGAGGCAAAGAAGCCGCTCACCATCGAAACCGTCGAGATCGGCGGGCCAAAGGCTGGAGAAGTGCTGGTCGAAATCATGGCGACGGGTGTTTGCCATACCGATGCCTACACACTTTCGGGCCTCGATTCGGAAGGCAAGTTTCCGGCGATCCTCGGCCATGAAGGTGCGGGCATCGTGCGCGAAGTGGGCGCGGACGTAACATCGGTCAAGCCGGGCGACCATGTCATTCCGCTCTACACACCTGAATGCCGCCAGTGCAAAACCTGCCTGTCGCAGCGCTCCAACCTGTGCACGGCCATCCGCGCCACGCAAGGCCAGGGCCTGATGCCCGACAAAACCTCGCGCTTTTCCTGCGATGGCGGCGAAGTGTTCCACTATATGGGCTGCTCGACCTTCTCGAACTTCACCGTCCTGCCGGAAATCGCGGTTGCCAAGGTGCGCGAGGACGCGCCTTTCGACAAGATCTGCTATATCGGCTGCGGCGTCACGACGGGCATCGGCGCCGTGATCTATACGGCCAAGGTTCGCCCCGGCTCGAATGTGGTGGTGTTCGGCCTCGGCGGCATCGGCCTCAATGTCATTCAGGGCGCGCGCATGGTTGGCGCCGACAAGATCATCGGCGTGGACATCAATCCGGCCAAGGTCGAAATGGCACGGAAGTTCGGCATGACGGACTTCATCAACCCGCGCGAAATCGGCAATGACAAGGTGGTGCAGGCCATTCAGGATCTGACCGATGGCGGGGCGGACTATTCCTTCGACGCCACGGGCAATACCGACGTGATGCGTCAGGCGCTGGAATGCTGCCATCGCGGCTGGGGTGAATCGATCATTATCGGGGTGGCCGAAGCCGGCAAGGAAATCGCCACCCGCCCGTTCCAGCTCGTCACCGGCCGCGTCTGGAAAGGCACCGCCTTCGGCGGCGCGCGCGGGCGCACCGACGTGCCGAAGATCGTGGACTGGTACATGGAGGGCAAGATCAATATCGACGATCTCATCACTCACACCATGCCGCTTGATGAAATCAACACCGCCTTCGACCTGATGCATGAAGGCAAATCGATCCGTTCGGTTGTCATCTACTGA
- a CDS encoding DUF1345 domain-containing protein: MFLLRRHIFFYIGAIGGVVAFTIAWALKSPLAPVIGANCFFVIYLLLAVSVLPRLTPSFLKKHAASADEPVWIIFLVTFAAVLIGIASLFILINSASKVDTFSLVVTLASVPLGWFTIHMMTAIHYAHVYWQPREPAGNDPKQASRYRGGFDFPGTPEPSGWDFAYYAYVIGMTAQTSDTNVTTPAMRRTTLLHSIVSFFFNTVLVAAAVNVVAALGS, encoded by the coding sequence ATGTTTCTTCTGCGTCGCCACATCTTTTTCTATATCGGCGCTATTGGCGGCGTGGTGGCGTTCACCATTGCCTGGGCTCTGAAAAGCCCGCTTGCCCCTGTCATTGGCGCGAACTGCTTCTTTGTCATCTATCTGCTGCTGGCGGTCTCGGTACTGCCGCGGCTGACGCCTTCGTTTCTTAAAAAACATGCAGCAAGCGCGGACGAGCCGGTCTGGATCATCTTTCTGGTGACATTCGCGGCGGTGCTGATCGGAATAGCCTCGCTATTCATCCTCATCAACAGCGCATCCAAAGTCGATACATTTTCCCTGGTGGTGACGCTCGCCTCCGTGCCGCTTGGCTGGTTCACGATCCATATGATGACAGCCATCCATTACGCCCATGTATACTGGCAGCCGCGCGAGCCTGCCGGCAACGACCCCAAACAGGCAAGCCGCTATCGCGGCGGTTTCGACTTTCCCGGCACGCCAGAACCTTCCGGCTGGGATTTTGCCTATTACGCCTATGTCATCGGCATGACGGCGCAGACCTCCGACACCAATGTCACGACGCCCGCCATGCGCAGGACCACACTCCTGCACAGTATCGTGTCGTTCTTCTTCAATACCGTTCTCGTCGCCGCTGCGGTCAACGTGGTCGCGGCGCTTGGGAGTTAG
- the fghA gene encoding S-formylglutathione hydrolase — METISTARCFDGTQGVYRHKSEACQCDMTFALFLPPQAKDGPVPVLWYLSGLTCTHQNVMDKGEYRQLASELGIAVICPDTSPRGDSIADEPDNWQFGKGAGFYVDAMQAPFAQNYRMYSYITQELSALVARQFPLDMERQAITGHSMGGHGALTIALKNPDRFKSVSAFAPIVQPSTAGWSRPALEKYLGPDEQAWRAYDATLLIEDGHRFPEILVDQGTADGFLDDGLRPWLLEEACRKAGIALTLNMREGYDHSYFFISTFMGDHLRWHSERLRS, encoded by the coding sequence ATGGAAACGATCTCAACCGCCCGGTGTTTTGACGGCACACAAGGCGTCTATCGCCACAAGAGCGAAGCCTGCCAATGCGATATGACCTTCGCGCTTTTCCTGCCGCCGCAGGCAAAAGACGGGCCGGTGCCGGTGCTTTGGTATCTTTCCGGCCTCACCTGCACACATCAGAACGTCATGGACAAAGGCGAATATCGCCAATTGGCCTCAGAACTTGGAATTGCCGTTATTTGCCCAGATACCAGCCCGCGTGGCGACAGTATTGCGGACGAGCCCGATAATTGGCAATTCGGCAAGGGGGCTGGCTTCTATGTCGATGCCATGCAAGCGCCTTTCGCGCAGAACTATCGGATGTACAGCTATATCACGCAGGAACTGTCCGCTCTCGTTGCCAGGCAATTTCCGCTCGATATGGAGCGGCAGGCCATCACCGGGCACTCCATGGGCGGGCATGGCGCACTGACGATCGCACTGAAGAACCCCGATCGTTTCAAATCCGTCTCCGCTTTCGCTCCCATCGTGCAGCCTTCGACGGCGGGCTGGTCGAGGCCGGCGCTCGAAAAATATCTGGGACCGGACGAACAGGCATGGCGCGCCTATGATGCGACACTTCTCATTGAAGACGGCCATCGCTTCCCGGAAATCCTTGTCGATCAGGGAACGGCAGATGGCTTCCTTGATGACGGCCTGCGGCCATGGCTGCTGGAGGAGGCTTGCAGGAAAGCGGGCATTGCGCTCACGCTCAACATGCGCGAGGGCTATGACCATTCCTATTTCTTCATCTCAACCTTCATGGGCGACCATCTGCGCTGGCATTCGGAACGGCTGCGCAGCTAG
- the gyrB gene encoding DNA topoisomerase (ATP-hydrolyzing) subunit B, whose protein sequence is MSEMPEMNSEAPAEYGADSIRVLKGLDAVRKRPGMYIGDTDDGSGLHHMVYEVVDNAIDEALAGHATLVTVTLNADGSCTVTDNGRGIPTDIHKEEGVSAAEVIMTQLHAGGKFDQNSYKVSGGLHGVGVSVVNALSIWLKLKIRRAGKIHEMSFTHGVADAPLVVTGDAGSETGTEVSFLPSPDTFSMVEFDYETLERRLRELAFLNSGVRIKLADRRHADVKEQELHYDGGLVEFVKYTDQSKKSLLEEPIYIRSEKDGMTVEVAMWWNDSYHEKVLCFTNNIPQRDGGTHLAGFRGALTRQITGYADSSGMTKKEKVQLTGDDCREGLTAVLSVKVPDPKFSSQTKDKLVSSEVRPVVEGLVNEALSTWLEEHPAGGKIVVEKVIQAAAAREAARKARDITRKSNLSVTSLPGKLADCQERDPAKSEIFIVEGDSAGGSAKSGRSRQNQAILPLRGKILNVERVRFDRMISSDQVGTLITALGTSIGKDETHGFNADKLRYHKIIIMTDADVDGAHIRTLLLTFFFRQMPELIERGHIYIAQPPLYKVTRGKSSQYIKNEAAFEDFLIETGLEETTLELVTGEMRAGPDLRSVVEDARTLRQLLHGLHTRYDRSVVEQAAIAGLLNPDASRDNATAQHSADTVAKRLDMISEETERGWSGHVMEDGGYRFERMVRGVKDIAILDMALLGSADARQVDRVAGRMAEIFMEPPVLRRKDKVESLSGPVALLDAVFATGRKGLTLQRYKGLGEMNAEQLWETTLDPNVRSLLQVKVNDATDADSLFSRLMGDEVEPRREFIQDNALNVANLDV, encoded by the coding sequence ATGAGCGAGATGCCCGAGATGAATTCCGAAGCCCCCGCCGAATATGGCGCGGATTCCATTCGTGTTCTGAAAGGTCTGGATGCTGTTCGCAAGCGCCCCGGCATGTATATCGGCGACACGGACGACGGCTCCGGCCTGCATCACATGGTCTATGAAGTCGTGGACAACGCCATCGACGAAGCACTGGCCGGACATGCCACGCTCGTCACCGTAACGCTCAATGCCGACGGCTCCTGCACCGTGACCGACAACGGGCGCGGCATCCCGACCGACATCCACAAGGAAGAAGGCGTTTCAGCTGCCGAGGTCATCATGACCCAGCTTCATGCGGGCGGCAAATTCGACCAGAATTCCTACAAGGTTTCCGGCGGCCTGCATGGCGTCGGCGTTTCAGTGGTGAATGCGCTGTCGATCTGGCTGAAGCTGAAAATCCGGCGCGCGGGCAAAATCCATGAAATGAGCTTCACACACGGCGTTGCCGATGCGCCCTTGGTCGTAACCGGCGATGCAGGCAGTGAAACCGGCACGGAAGTGAGCTTCCTGCCCTCGCCTGACACCTTCAGCATGGTCGAATTCGACTATGAAACGCTGGAACGCCGCCTGCGCGAACTTGCCTTCCTCAATTCGGGCGTGCGCATCAAGCTCGCCGACCGCCGCCATGCGGATGTGAAGGAACAGGAACTGCATTATGACGGCGGCCTGGTCGAATTCGTCAAATATACCGACCAGAGCAAGAAGTCGCTTCTGGAAGAGCCTATCTATATTCGCAGCGAAAAGGATGGCATGACGGTGGAAGTCGCCATGTGGTGGAACGATTCCTACCACGAGAAGGTGCTGTGCTTCACCAACAACATCCCGCAGCGCGACGGCGGCACGCATCTGGCCGGTTTCCGCGGCGCGCTGACCCGACAGATCACGGGCTATGCGGACTCTTCCGGCATGACGAAGAAGGAAAAGGTACAGCTTACCGGCGACGATTGCCGCGAGGGCCTGACCGCCGTTCTTTCCGTGAAGGTGCCGGATCCGAAATTCTCCTCGCAGACCAAGGACAAGCTTGTTTCCTCCGAAGTGCGCCCGGTGGTGGAAGGCCTCGTCAATGAAGCGCTTTCCACATGGCTTGAAGAACATCCGGCAGGCGGCAAGATCGTTGTCGAGAAGGTCATTCAGGCGGCGGCGGCCCGCGAAGCCGCCCGCAAGGCGCGCGACATCACCCGCAAGAGCAATCTCAGCGTGACGTCCCTGCCCGGAAAGCTTGCCGATTGCCAGGAGCGCGATCCGGCCAAGTCCGAAATCTTCATCGTCGAGGGCGATTCGGCAGGCGGTTCCGCCAAGAGCGGGCGCTCGCGCCAGAATCAGGCCATTCTGCCGCTGCGCGGCAAAATCCTGAACGTGGAACGCGTGCGTTTCGACCGGATGATTTCATCCGATCAGGTGGGCACCCTCATCACGGCGCTTGGCACCTCCATCGGCAAGGATGAAACGCACGGCTTCAACGCCGACAAGCTGCGTTATCACAAGATCATCATCATGACCGACGCCGACGTCGATGGCGCCCATATTCGTACGCTTCTGCTCACCTTCTTCTTCCGGCAGATGCCGGAACTGATCGAACGCGGGCATATCTATATCGCGCAGCCGCCGCTCTATAAGGTGACACGCGGCAAGTCTTCGCAATATATCAAGAACGAAGCCGCCTTTGAGGATTTCCTCATCGAAACCGGCCTTGAAGAAACGACACTGGAACTGGTGACTGGCGAAATGCGCGCCGGGCCGGATTTGCGCTCGGTGGTGGAGGATGCGCGCACGCTGCGTCAGCTTCTGCACGGCCTGCACACCCGCTATGACCGCAGCGTGGTGGAACAGGCGGCAATTGCCGGCCTGCTCAACCCCGATGCCTCAAGGGACAATGCAACGGCACAGCATTCCGCCGATACGGTTGCCAAGCGTCTCGACATGATTTCGGAAGAGACCGAGCGCGGCTGGAGCGGCCATGTGATGGAAGACGGCGGCTATCGCTTCGAGCGTATGGTGCGCGGTGTAAAGGATATCGCCATTCTCGACATGGCCCTGCTCGGCTCGGCCGATGCCCGCCAGGTCGACCGCGTTGCGGGCCGCATGGCTGAAATCTTCATGGAGCCGCCGGTGCTGCGCCGCAAGGACAAGGTGGAATCGCTTTCCGGCCCGGTGGCCCTGCTTGACGCCGTGTTTGCAACCGGCCGCAAGGGTCTGACCCTCCAGCGTTACAAAGGCTTGGGCGAAATGAACGCCGAACAGCTTTGGGAAACGACACTTGATCCGAATGTGCGTTCGCTCCTGCAGGTGAAGGTGAACGATGCAACCGATGCCGATTCCCTCTTCTCGCGCCTTATGGGCGACGAGGTGGAGCCGCGGCGTGAATTCATTCAGGATAATGCGCTAAACGTCGCCAATCTGGACGTTTGA
- a CDS encoding DEAD/DEAH box helicase, with protein MSLPDTIAPTLSGALTARGYNTLTAVQNAVLAPETLASDLLVSAQTGSGKTVAFGLAMANTILEDELRFGDAGAPLAMIIAPTRELALQVRRELEWLYADTGARIASCVGGMDIRTERRALERGSHIVVGTPGRLRDHITRNALDMSQLRAIVLDEADEMLDMGFREDLEFILGEAPEDRRTLMFSATVPKPIAQLAKRFQNNALRITVQSETSQHADIDYVAMPVPPHERDHAIINTLLYYDSQNSIIFCSTREAVKHMASRLSNRGFAVVALSGELSQAERNNALQAMRDGRARVCVATDVAARGIDLPNLDLVIHADLPTNPDTLLHRSGRTGRAGRKGTCVLVVPFSRRRSAERLLHMAKLDAQTVPAPSIAAVQAKTNERILNAEVFNQPVEEEYQELLKALAERYTPEQIASAFLNREVASYPAAEEVSDAPVHPVGGKKPRSDRFEKGDRYERGERRERGEPGERFDRNARFDGVWFSVSAGRKHRADPKWLLPLICKAGDVSKRDVGSIKIFDNETRFEIAASKADEFRQSVAERGTGEKSLVIRTAVAGAGGDAAARESRGSFKPRSDKFKEGGFRDGHKSDKPRDFSRGDDFKKDGFKKGGKKSEGGGYSKKRRGE; from the coding sequence ATGTCTCTGCCTGATACCATCGCTCCGACTCTCTCCGGAGCATTAACCGCTCGCGGTTACAATACGCTTACCGCTGTTCAGAATGCTGTTCTGGCCCCCGAAACACTCGCTTCCGATCTTCTTGTGTCTGCCCAGACGGGGTCTGGCAAGACGGTGGCTTTTGGCCTTGCCATGGCCAACACCATTCTCGAAGACGAACTGCGCTTCGGTGATGCGGGTGCGCCACTTGCCATGATTATCGCGCCGACGCGCGAACTTGCACTTCAGGTGCGCCGTGAACTGGAATGGCTTTATGCCGATACCGGCGCGCGGATTGCATCCTGCGTTGGTGGCATGGATATCCGTACCGAGCGCCGCGCGCTGGAGCGGGGAAGCCATATCGTCGTCGGCACGCCGGGCCGCCTGCGCGACCACATTACGCGCAATGCGCTCGATATGTCGCAACTGCGCGCGATCGTGCTCGACGAAGCCGATGAAATGCTCGACATGGGCTTTCGCGAAGACCTCGAATTTATCCTGGGCGAAGCGCCGGAAGACCGCCGCACGCTGATGTTCTCGGCAACCGTGCCGAAGCCGATTGCCCAGCTTGCCAAGCGTTTCCAGAACAATGCATTGCGCATCACCGTTCAGAGCGAAACCAGCCAGCATGCCGATATCGATTATGTCGCCATGCCGGTTCCGCCGCATGAGCGTGACCATGCGATCATCAACACGCTGCTTTATTACGACAGCCAGAACTCGATCATTTTCTGCTCCACCCGCGAAGCGGTAAAGCACATGGCAAGCCGCCTCTCCAATCGCGGTTTCGCGGTGGTGGCGCTTTCAGGTGAGTTGAGCCAGGCGGAGCGCAACAACGCGCTTCAGGCCATGCGGGACGGGCGCGCCCGCGTCTGTGTGGCGACCGACGTTGCCGCGCGCGGCATCGACCTGCCCAATCTTGATCTGGTCATCCATGCTGATCTGCCAACCAATCCGGATACGCTTCTGCATCGTTCTGGCCGTACGGGCCGCGCGGGCCGCAAGGGCACCTGCGTCCTGGTTGTGCCGTTCTCGCGCCGGCGCAGTGCCGAACGCCTGTTGCACATGGCAAAGCTTGATGCGCAGACGGTTCCCGCGCCCAGCATTGCTGCCGTTCAGGCCAAGACCAATGAGCGCATTTTGAATGCGGAAGTCTTCAACCAGCCCGTTGAAGAAGAATATCAGGAACTGCTGAAGGCCCTTGCCGAGCGTTACACGCCAGAGCAGATTGCGAGCGCCTTCCTCAATCGCGAAGTGGCCTCCTATCCGGCGGCGGAAGAAGTATCCGATGCGCCGGTGCATCCGGTCGGCGGCAAGAAGCCGCGTTCGGACCGTTTTGAAAAGGGTGATCGTTATGAGCGCGGCGAACGCCGTGAGCGTGGCGAACCGGGCGAACGCTTCGACCGCAATGCGCGTTTTGATGGCGTCTGGTTCTCGGTTTCGGCTGGCCGCAAGCACCGCGCCGATCCGAAATGGCTGCTGCCGCTCATCTGCAAGGCGGGTGACGTATCCAAGCGCGATGTCGGCTCGATCAAGATTTTCGACAATGAAACGCGCTTTGAAATTGCGGCATCCAAGGCGGATGAATTCCGCCAGTCGGTGGCTGAACGCGGCACGGGCGAAAAGAGTCTCGTAATCCGCACCGCCGTTGCCGGTGCTGGCGGCGATGCTGCTGCGCGTGAGAGCCGCGGCAGCTTCAAGCCACGTAGCGACAAGTTCAAGGAAGGCGGCTTCCGGGACGGCCACAAGAGCGATAAGCCGCGCGATTTTTCCCGCGGTGATGACTTCAAGAAAGATGGCTTCAAAAAGGGCGGTAAAAAATCCGAAGGTGGCGGTTACAGCAAGAAGCGTCGCGGTGAATAA
- the polA gene encoding DNA polymerase I translates to MKKGDHLFLVDGSGYIFRAYHALPPLTRKTDGLPVGAVSGFCNMLWKLLKDARNTDVGVVPTHFAVIFDYSSKTFRKEIYPDYKANRTAPPEDLIPQFGLIRQATRAFNLPCIEKEGFEADDLIATYARLAEKAGGDVTIISSDKDLMQLVTPSVSMYDSMKDKQISIPEVIEKWGVPPEKMIDLQSLTGDSTDNVPGIPGIGPKTAAQLLEEFGDLDTLLARASEIKQNKRRENILAFADQTKIARELVTLKTDVPLDIDLDGLVLEPQNGPKLIGFLKAMEFTSLTRRVAEATDTDASSVEPCHVETDWGADAHGPDVDVPEKADAAASQLLSAPTAAEPDQGYTPKALAEGRAAQAIAQKIDTSAYVCIRDIATLEQWLAEAAETGILAFDTETTSLDPMQAELVGFSLALAPGKAAYVPLQHKSGAGDLLGGGMVENQIPLDMALAALKRVLEDASILKIAQNMKYDWLVMRRHGINAVSFDDTMLISYVLDAGTGSHGMDPLSERWLGHTPIAYKDVAGSGKSAVTFDMVDIDRATAYAAEDADVTLRLWQVLKPRLAAEGLMSVYERLERPLVDVLARMEERGIAVDRQVLSRLSGDLAQAAAAYEDEIYALAGEKFTIGSPKQLGDILFGKMGLPGASKTKTGQWSTSAQVLEDLAAEGHPLPRKIVDWRQLTKLKSTYTDALPGFINPQTKRVHTSYAMASTSTGRLSSSDPNLQNIPVRTAEGRKIRTAFIAEPGNKLISADYSQIELRILAHVADIAQLKQAFADGIDIHAMTASEMFGVPVEGMPSEVRRRAKAINFGIIYGISAFGLANQLSIPREEAGQYIRTYFERFPGIKDYMEATKAFAREHGYVETIFGRRAHYPDIRASNPQVRAFNERAAINAPIQGAAADIIRRAMIRMEDALAKENLAARMLLQVHDELIFEVPENEVEKTIPVVRRVMENAAMPAVSLAVPLRVDARAAHNWDEAH, encoded by the coding sequence ATGAAAAAAGGCGATCATCTCTTTCTCGTTGACGGCTCGGGCTATATTTTCCGCGCCTATCATGCCCTGCCGCCGCTGACCCGCAAGACGGATGGCCTGCCTGTCGGTGCGGTTTCCGGTTTCTGCAACATGCTGTGGAAGCTGTTGAAGGATGCGCGCAACACGGATGTCGGCGTGGTGCCGACCCATTTCGCGGTCATTTTCGACTATTCGTCGAAGACGTTCCGCAAGGAGATTTATCCTGATTACAAGGCGAACCGCACCGCGCCCCCTGAAGACCTGATCCCGCAATTCGGCCTCATCCGACAGGCGACCCGCGCCTTCAATCTGCCCTGCATCGAGAAGGAGGGCTTCGAGGCTGACGACCTTATCGCCACCTATGCGCGTCTGGCTGAGAAAGCGGGCGGCGATGTCACGATCATCTCCTCCGACAAGGACCTCATGCAGCTCGTGACACCAAGCGTGTCGATGTATGACAGCATGAAGGACAAGCAGATTTCGATCCCGGAAGTGATCGAGAAATGGGGCGTGCCGCCGGAAAAGATGATCGACCTGCAATCGCTGACCGGCGACAGCACCGACAATGTTCCGGGCATTCCCGGCATCGGCCCGAAAACGGCGGCGCAATTGCTGGAAGAGTTTGGCGATCTCGACACGCTTTTGGCCCGCGCCTCTGAAATCAAGCAGAACAAGCGCCGCGAGAACATTCTGGCTTTTGCCGACCAGACGAAGATCGCGCGCGAATTGGTGACACTCAAGACGGATGTGCCGCTCGATATCGATCTGGACGGGCTGGTGCTGGAGCCGCAGAACGGGCCGAAACTGATCGGCTTCCTGAAGGCAATGGAATTCACCTCGCTCACCCGCCGCGTGGCCGAGGCAACCGATACGGACGCTTCTTCGGTCGAGCCATGCCATGTGGAGACCGACTGGGGGGCGGATGCTCATGGCCCCGATGTCGATGTTCCCGAAAAGGCCGATGCTGCTGCATCGCAACTGCTCTCGGCGCCGACTGCCGCTGAGCCCGATCAGGGCTATACGCCGAAAGCGCTCGCAGAAGGGCGGGCGGCGCAAGCCATCGCGCAAAAGATCGATACGAGCGCCTATGTCTGCATCCGCGATATTGCGACGCTGGAGCAATGGCTGGCCGAAGCGGCCGAAACAGGTATCCTTGCTTTTGACACGGAAACGACTTCGCTTGATCCGATGCAGGCCGAACTTGTTGGCTTCTCCCTGGCGCTCGCACCGGGAAAGGCCGCCTATGTGCCGCTCCAGCACAAGTCTGGCGCGGGCGATCTTCTGGGCGGTGGCATGGTGGAGAACCAGATCCCGCTTGATATGGCACTCGCGGCGCTGAAACGCGTGCTTGAGGACGCTTCCATTCTCAAGATCGCGCAGAACATGAAATATGACTGGCTTGTCATGCGCCGCCACGGCATCAACGCCGTTTCCTTCGACGATACGATGCTGATTTCCTATGTTCTGGATGCGGGTACAGGCAGCCACGGCATGGACCCTTTGTCCGAGCGATGGCTTGGCCACACCCCGATTGCCTATAAGGACGTGGCGGGAAGCGGCAAGAGCGCCGTCACTTTCGACATGGTGGATATCGACCGTGCGACGGCCTATGCCGCCGAAGATGCCGATGTGACCTTGCGCCTGTGGCAGGTGCTGAAGCCGCGCCTTGCAGCGGAGGGGCTGATGTCGGTCTATGAGCGGCTGGAGCGTCCGCTGGTCGATGTGCTGGCGCGCATGGAAGAACGCGGCATTGCCGTTGACCGTCAGGTGCTGTCACGCCTTTCCGGCGATCTGGCGCAGGCCGCTGCCGCTTATGAAGACGAGATTTACGCGCTTGCGGGCGAGAAATTCACCATTGGCTCGCCCAAACAGCTTGGCGATATCCTCTTCGGCAAGATGGGGCTGCCCGGCGCATCCAAGACCAAGACAGGCCAGTGGTCGACCTCCGCGCAGGTTCTGGAAGACCTTGCCGCCGAAGGTCATCCTCTGCCGCGCAAGATCGTGGACTGGCGCCAGCTTACCAAGCTCAAATCCACTTATACGGATGCGCTGCCGGGTTTCATCAACCCCCAGACCAAGCGCGTCCATACATCCTATGCAATGGCATCCACCTCGACGGGGCGCCTTTCCTCGTCCGACCCCAATTTGCAGAATATTCCGGTGCGCACCGCAGAAGGCCGCAAGATCAGGACAGCCTTCATCGCCGAACCCGGCAACAAGCTGATTTCCGCCGACTACAGCCAGATCGAACTGCGCATTCTGGCACATGTGGCCGATATTGCGCAATTGAAACAGGCCTTTGCCGACGGCATCGATATTCATGCCATGACGGCGTCGGAAATGTTCGGTGTTCCGGTGGAAGGCATGCCCTCGGAAGTGCGCCGCCGCGCCAAGGCGATCAATTTCGGCATTATTTACGGCATTTCCGCTTTCGGTCTGGCGAACCAGCTTTCCATCCCGCGCGAGGAAGCGGGGCAATATATCCGCACCTATTTCGAGCGTTTTCCCGGCATCAAGGATTATATGGAAGCAACCAAGGCATTCGCCCGCGAGCATGGCTATGTCGAAACCATTTTCGGGCGGCGTGCACACTACCCGGATATCCGCGCATCCAACCCGCAGGTTCGCGCTTTCAACGAGCGCGCGGCCATCAACGCGCCGATCCAGGGGGCTGCTGCCGATATCATCCGCCGCGCCATGATCCGTATGGAAGATGCGCTGGCCAAGGAAAATCTCGCCGCGCGTATGCTTTTGCAGGTCCATGACGAACTGATCTTTGAAGTGCCTGAAAATGAGGTTGAAAAGACTATTCCGGTCGTGCGCCGCGTAATGGAGAATGCGGCTATGCCTGCCGTCTCGCTTGCGGTGCCGCTGCGTGTGGATGCAAGGGCGGCGCATAACTGGGACGAGGCGCATTGA